A window of Rhipicephalus microplus isolate Deutch F79 chromosome X, USDA_Rmic, whole genome shotgun sequence genomic DNA:
acgcgtccatctatctgcccgtctgtctgtctgtctgttcgtctgtgcgtccgtccgtgtgtccatctagagaatactctgagtaccgccatctcgcataccatgtggcacatagctgctttacgcgcccgtcttcctgtccgttcgtatgctagtctgtctgtctgtccaagcgtccgtctgtgcgttcatctagaaaacactcaaataccgtcatctcgcataccctgtggcacatagccactttatgcgtccgtctacctgtccgtccgtctgcttgtctgtcagtcagtccgtccatgcgtccgtctgtgcgtccatctagagaacactgaaagtaccgccatctcgcataccgtggcacatagccgcttatcgtgtacgtctacctgtccgtccttcTGCTAGTCTGTCAACAATGCCTTGTGAAGACATTGTTGAATCTCCATACTATTGAATCTCCAGACATGTTGAATCTCCAGACTATTGCCTTGGAATTGCTGAACACTTTCCTCATTGCGTGCGCTGGGGCTTGTTACATCAACAAGCGTAATGAATATGCTTAACAATGCTTAACTTCAAGTAGGAATTTCACAAAGTAAAGTTCATTTGGATGTCCCTACAATAGCTTTTCTACTAGCCCTTTTATGGCATTATATTGCATTTATTATTTGAATTGTTGTCGTGACAGTTCTCATTGTTTTTaggcatacataaatacatacacacatacattaaAATGAccggaaaaggaaaagaagagtgATGATTGTGTTTGTCATGGATTAATAGGCTCTGCGAACCTGCTTTCGGAAAtatactcaaacctcaatatTACAATCACACCAGTCATGAAAATACTTCattatatctgaaaattcattAAAAATTGTATTTGTGGCACTGTATCAATGATAGAGCCATTCTTCACTTACTTTTTATAACCAATAATTCATTATATCTGGGATCGTTATATCGAGGTATGAGTTATCCTGATGTTAAAAAGGTGCAAGTGTGGCACATCTCTTGTTAAAGGGAGATGGAAATCTTAatacgaatttttttttcaaaattacataGTTTTCATTTTTACTTGCTTTTGTAAGTTTGGTTTCTGAAAATTGTAATGAAACTGAAAGTAGGTTAACCCTTCGCGGTCCAAAACTGTCACCCCCTTTCCGCCTCTACCGGTCCAAAACTATTTCGCCACTTTCTGGCATCGAAAATAGTAATATGAACTAAGGAAGAAAAACTGACTCCATGTTTTTCGCTCCTGCATTCAGGGGGCAACTCCTTTGGCGATATTTGGGCAGCGTATGATAACACTCACAGCATTCTCTGGATACCAGCTGGGGTTTTTACTTCAGGTTTGCTGGACGAAAATGTTTTCTCCACTGCCATCGTCGTTGTATCCGTCACTCATTTCTGTCGAATCACTGTCATCACTGTCTGGTGGAGGCACGTAATTCTTTCCTTCAATACAGTCGTCCTCGCTTTCGCAAAAAGCACCACCGAAAATTGCACGCAGTAAAAGCGTGACCATGCTTCTCAGCGAACCGTGCTTGAGTGGGTATGCTCTAGGCTCCGTGCTGAACATTGTGTTGCACCTTAGTGTAAAGACAAGTAAACTTCAACAAAGTAAGCTCCCTCATTCTTCAAGAGAAGGCGCTTCATGTATTATAAAGATACGTGcgacttcaatgaaaaaaaacacgGAATATAAACCACGAACACATTTGTCAGGCGGTGCCAGACAGCAGACCACTGCGGCCGTGTGGCGTTGTCGTGCGCTAACTGAGAGGACCGCAAAGGGTCAAAATCACTTTAAAAAAAGAGTATAAAGTGGCCACTAAAAACTATAAATAGCTCACTGTCTAGTCTCCTAAAAAgtgtcacctggctgcttgctaTCGCATTTTGCATGAGAAGTTCACTGaggccacatgctcaaaataattGATTTTCAAGCTCTCACGATGGAAGAAATCATTCTAAAATACATATTCTCGCCGCATAGATGAACTTTGACTTATACCTTGAAAAATGagtggacgcggcagcaacgccgtgatgatgTCGCCTTACGTGCGTCTACTTGTGCAGGTTTTGGCGTGGTTCTTCGCGGACGCAGCAGCGGCCTATGTTATTGCTGGACAACACTATCAATGGACCCCGATGAAGAATGCGCACCAGCCCTCGAAGGAACTCaaccactgcgcaactagatcatcgccagtggcgtcaacgatgctgtgccacgtgaacttcgtcgactgcgcacccccgtggagcacgatgacgtcctcctcctccccgatagcaagctgcccggagcatataaaagcaagggccatggtctcgaccttcagtggacgcggcagcaacgccgtgatgatgtcgccttacgtgcgtctacttgtgcaggttggtgatcgAAAGTATGGTTTTCGTAGTAACTGTACCTGCCTGATTGTGCTGCCGTGTCCACACACTGTTCTTGGTTGCTTAAATGACTGTGTTTCAGTTGTAAGCCTGTTACTGAAGTTGTCCGGTGACGTAGAGGAAAATCCTGGGCCCGAGGTTGAAAAAATGCTGGAGGAAATATTAAGTAACCAGACTAAACTACTAGCAAAAGTTAATGAAATTCAGGCCAAGCAGACATCTACGGATGCCAGCATTTCCGACATGCATGTTAGGCTCCAGactattgaaaaacaacttgaaggGTTGGGTGAAATACAGAGCCGGCTTACAATGATAGAATCAAGTGTTGGTCGCCATGACAGTGAATTGACGGCTCTTGCCAGGCAGATCGATGACTTAGATAATCGTTCTAGACGCAACAACCTTATGGTACGCGGAGTGGAAGAAGAAGAATTTGAGGATGAGGCAGTACTCTTAAGTAAGGTGAATGACGATATCTTTGACAAATTACTTGGCTCAAAGTGTAGCTCCATTGAGAGAATTCACCGTCTAGGAAAGAAAATACCTGGAAGAAGCCGTCCGGTCATCTTGAAAGTAGGAGACTTCAGGGACAAAACCAAAATACTGAAAAACAGCCGCAACCTCAAGGGGACACAATTCAGTATCAGCGAAGATTACTCTAAACGAGTAGTTGAAATCAGAAAACAACTATGGATTTCATCAGCGGATGAAAGAGCAAAGGGAGCAAAGGTTAAACTAATCATCGATAAATTGAAAGTAAACAACGTTCTCTATGGCTGGAATGAGGCTACCAACGAGCGATTCAGGTATGCTAGCCCAGGTATTACCAGCTCTGACTGACGCAAATCGAGACCGACCGCATCTGTTAAGGTTATTAATGTAAACGCCAGAAGTTTGCTGAATAAAGCTGATGCAGTTGAAGCCGCAATCCTGGAGCATGAACCGGATATAATGgtcgtaacagagacttggttacaCACGGATGTAGCAAATTTTGAAGTAACACCTACAGGTTACACAATTGTTAGAAAAGACCGGCAAggaagaggtggtggtgttgcgtttCTTATTAAAGACAACATTAGGTTTTCAGTGATGGATGATAACTATGACATAGAAATGTTGTGGATTAGGTGTGGGTTCAGCGAGCGAACTGTGTATATTGGAGGGATTTATAGAGCGCCGAATTCCTCTCTTGATATAATCGCAAAGCTAAGAAATTTTATGGATTCTAATTTTAGCCTCCAAGataacgtattattattaggggacttcaatcttccggatattaattggctatcccagtctcctggatcggaacaggttgcaagtgctgagcaactactggagctggcattctgctacgggctaacgcaaactgtcactgaatttactcggatagggactacaaggtcatctatccttgatttggtttttgtgtccccaaagctgttgccgttactcagccgttgtgaagttgtagaaggcctatccgaccacagaatggtagtaacgcacctagcattgtccccagacaccttgggtaaacccacacttagcactgtattgaattttatagcggctgatgatgtgtctattttggactatcttgaaaggtcctttgatgaatttcaggtcctttacaacactgactgcagcactgataggctatggcatttcttttcaattgttgtagggaagtgcatagacagctttgtacctaggattagaaaacgcatttgtaaaaccaatccctggattaccagagaaatcattcacacaaaaagaaaactaaaacggaaacggaaatcttgtgcaaaaaattatacccctgaaggaacagcttgcatttcttcaatgagacaagaactgaaacgtctgatcaagcagtccaaggatcggtttttcaatgtgacattgacgaaatacttgaaggaagccccctcaaggttttggcgctttgtaactcccccagcaagctctccgaggccacctgaaattactcaacaacgtgttgatgatttcaattctttttttgcttctgtgtttactcatgataatggcattttgcccgagttttctacgtcaccattgcagcggccgatcgatgatgtggtaattagcgaagagggtgtcctaaatcttttacttaatataaataTAAGAAAAACCCCCGGtcctgatggtataccaaacgaatttctgtacagatacgctgaatgggcggctcgcttccttacaaaaatatttcagtagtccctgcgcagtggctctttcccactagcgtggaagcaggctaaaattacccctgttcacaaaagtggctcctctcgggacgagcgcaactaccgtcctatttcgcttatcagtacatgttcaaagatactcgagcacattattaacaaacacttgatgtcctatcttgatacgcacaatctattatcttcgaagcagcatggcttccgccgaggcttatctacaacaactcagttaatcgaatttgttcatgatctttcaaaaacaatcaatttgcgtggtcaaactgatgtggtatatttggatttcgcaaaggcatttgataaagtatcGCATTCAAAGCtactgtttaaaattgacaaaacgtttcaaaataatcacttgacaaaatggttttcatcctatctcagctgccgtcagcagtttgttcaaataaaaaataaacagtctagagcagttgcagtgaattctggagttccccaggggagcgtgctgggtccccttttatttttgttatatataaatgacctaccaaaccgcgttacggtcccgataaggttgtttgccgatgactgtgttgtttatagcagaatcgagactgaacatgaccaagttaatctaaacaacaatcttcaaagaataaaggattggtgcgaagaatggcaaatgaatttgaacacagaaaaaacagtctttatgactataactagaaagaaagcacctctagattacaactaccagattggcaatgctttcctcaagcgtgtacaaaactataaatatcttgggttatggttcacgcccgacctccggtggaacactcatattgataatgtatgctccagggctaccaaggcattgtatagccttagacgtaacctttataccgccccatctgatataaagtgtcttgcttacaaaactcttgtcagacctattatcgaatattctaaaattgtctgggacccttacacaaagacaaactgcaataaaataacaaaaatacagcgacttggtgcgagatttatttttaataaatatcgccgacatcattctcctactgaactctgtaaaaaagctggactggatagtcctgaaattaggacgaggattgagcgtctgaaattcctcttccagttaattcataatcattttaaactaaactattcagattacttccaggtcaacacacaagaacactccagacatcgccataatatgtatataccacccctagtcccacgtaacgattgctttaagttcagttactttccacgtgctattgaagattggaatatgctgccagagtctataattggttgttcctcgcttacatcatttgaacagaatctaaaacgtttattttccgaataacagtgacatatgttttttttttttttggcgtgtgtgtgtactttttgttggttgcatgattctgcagtagttgtctttcaaatcttcagcgcggtgcaaaagtgccgcctcaaatgcgtcatgggctgttctgcgcgtatgtattgcatcgcatgtgtgttccatttatgtatgttatgtataacttcgagttgctggtcacaataataccgagaaattatctcgagacctgtacggtacttcttttttgcaaataattgtttgtactcccaccctgtaacggcccacttctgggctaacagtataaataaatgaaatgaaatgaaatgaaatgaaattagtTTTTCTCTTGATTCACCTTTGGGAAACTTCCTGAGTTTAGACATGatgtttttggtacttctgatGGTCAAATGACGATGAGATAATGTCCACATATTCCTAaacatgtgaagggtgcaagtaTCTCATTTAACACTTGATATCATCTGTATAATTATTACGAACCTAAAGCAAGCGATTGGTACGTTCTGAGGATTCTAAGAGCTCTCACATTacaattttattgcgatagaaatcaTATGGACACtgaccgtatatgtatacgtatctaatACATTGGCCCGTGGAAATGAGGGGAGTGGACGATGCcttgcgcgcccttatctcccgatGGGgtggatcatacgtcttggcctACGTTGGGCATGCATGGAACGATTCTGTCggagttacggggcgcacaaaggtcactgcaatccttgcacagcctccgtttgcggaaagggcgcacttttcagacacagcgaagtatcaactgagacacttattcgcgtttatccgtacctgtgagtacgttttgtgcatcatttgtgcgtgagaaacacggggaacgtttcgatttgcttgccattctgcgcgtgaccttccaatttgtttctatcacgttcattgctttgccttttcggcaaagctgtgactttttctagTCCACTAAACTGTCTTATACTCACTCTTGATAGTTACTTTCATTTTACCGTTAATGTAGATCAATATGAGCCATTAATGGTGCAGAACCTTAAAAATTTGGTGGCACAAAAAGTTTGTCCTAAGCAAACTATGCtttacacattgtcatggcaCAAATAAAAACTGTGCAGTTTATTATAAAATAATTACATATTTTGATATTACAGCTGAATATTTCGTTGCCCTAAGCAACATAGCTACatattgaactttttttttcgaattctaCCCTTAAATTTGCTACGGAGGCAGCGCGCACAACACGTCTCCGTGAACACGCACTCAGTTACCCTGCTTCTGGTGCCTCTAATGATGATGCTCAACGTCAACTGTGGCGCAATGTCTCAGCCTTGTTGTTGCCATCTTTCTCTGCCACGCAGTCCGTACAAGTTTTTTTGTCAATACAGTGAAACTCTGTTAATTCGAGGTCACTAGGGCCGTGAGAAATCTTTCAATTAAGCAGGTTTTCGATATAACGAAACATACAAataagcgccccgccgcggtggtctagtggctaaggtactcggctgctgacccgcaggtcgcgggttcaaacccggctgcggcggccgcatttctgatggaggtgaaaatgttgtaggcccgtgtgctcaaattcgggtgcacgttaaagaacccaggtggtcgaaatttccggagccctccactacggcgcctctcataatcatatggtggttttgggacgttaatcccccaTAGTGGAGTGGATCATACAAAAACGCGAAATGCTAGGATCTTGGAATAATTTGAAGTAATCGGGGCTGGTCGTTTCATCTGCCGGCTAGTTTGCAGCGCCAAGGGATGTTTTCCTGCCATACTTCGTCCTGATTTCGCCGCAAACACGAGGGAATGAGAAACCTCGCTActaccattgaaaaaaaaaaaagaaaaagaacaaaaaaactcaATCAATAGAAATATGTTCTTGCGGCAAGATATTTAAAGATATTCATGTCTTTTTTTCGTAAACAAAACAATTAGCCCTGGTTATACTGTGCAGGTTGTGCAGACCGAATCTGCTCTCATGTTTCTAGCCATTATTTGCGGCTGTCTTTATTAATGTAATTTAATGTCGTGTGAAATCCAATCTCTCACATTTTAAGTGCAGGGATTATCTTACCCTGATCTCTGCCGAACATTTGAAAAAGGCTGAGTCATCTGAAAATATTTAGGTTCCGAGTCATATCTTTCGAAGTTCTTGAAAGCCAACATGCTATCCAGTTTGTGTGATAAAAATAGCAAAGGTGTGCTATAAAAAAAAGCGGCCCACGTATCATTAATATTtcagtattttttatttattttatttatttcatcataCTGCGGGCCGAGTGCCGGcccaaagcaggaggggcatacATATCACCGACATCACTTGAACAAGCGTATCCAGAATTTACgcactcaaaaaaaaagaaggttcaATAGACAGACGAACAATTGCATGTGCAAGCGGCACTACAATAACGCGTTCATAAGTAAGGTTACAAAGTGGACGCAAATGAAAAGGCGCATAAAACAACCAACacatcagacaaaaaaaaactggaatcaTATATTCACTAACAAATATTCCTCTAGACAGTGATGAAAATCGTGTGCTTGAACGACGAACTCTGGTAGACTATTCCATTCCGAtatagttctcggaaaaaaactATTATAAAAAGCAACAGTACGAGCAAATATAGGCTTCAATGCATGGGTCGACGTGTGACGTGTTCTTCTTGATGTCAACTGCCCTAGAAATGACGGTGGCTTTATATTCATCCTTTTGCACAGAATGCTCTGCAGGAAAAATAAACGGGCTATCTTCCTACGTGTTTCCAGGGGCGTAATCTAATTATTCTGCATTAGCTCCGAGATAGCCTCGTGTCTCCTATACTTTCCAAAAATAAAGCGAACTGCTTTCCTTTGAATTCTCTCGAGCTGTTGAATGTCTTTTTTTGTATATGGGTCCCAAAGCGCAcatgcgtattccagttttggcctTACTAACGCTAAATACGCCAAAAGCTTGATATTAGAAGGCGTGTCCTTAATTTTGCGTCTAAGAACGCATAGTTTACGAAACGCCGAGGAGCTAATATCTGTTATATGAGCCGTCCACGTTAAATCGTTGGTCAGTGTGACGCCTAGATACCGGTATTGCGTAACCTGCGGAATCACTGACTGATTTAGGCGGTATTCGAATACGCTTGGTTGCTGTTTTCTTGAGATGCGGAGTAGCACTGACTTTGAAGCATTTAATTGCATTTTAGAGTCCCCACACCACTGATCTATTTTCAACAGTGATTCCTGGAGAACTTCGTGATCGTCAATTGAATTTATTTCTTTGaatataatgcagtcatctgcaaataaccttatgctAACTGATTCCGGTAATATTTCTGTTATATCgtttatgaaaataataaatagcaACGGACCGagcacactgccctgtggtactccAGACAGAACTGCCAAAGTAGGTGATAAACAGCCATTTATGTCTACAAATTGTGATCTTTTTCGCAGATATGCAGTAATCCAATTAACAAGGTATTGAGGAAGCCCAAGAACACTTAGTTTGTGAAGCAACTTCGCATGTgaaactttatcaaatgccttacAGAAATCTAGTAGGAGCACATCTACCTGTCCAGATCTGTCTAGTATTGCTGCGAATTCGTGGACTGTAGTTACGAGCTGAGTAACAGTCGACATTCCTCGCCTAAAACCGTGCTGATGCTGAGACAGAATGTTATTCATTGTTAAAAAATCAAGAATTTCACCGGCTACAATGTGCTCAAGAAACTTGCATGATGTACATGTGACAGACACTGGTCGATAGTTTCCTACAATGCATTTGTCACCTTTTTTGTGGATAGGCACTACTCTGGCATTGTGCCAATCCTCTGGTACATCCCCAGACTGTAATGACACTTGGAATATTCTCGACATGTATTCTGCTATTTGATCAGCATAACGGTTTAGGAATACATtagaaagaccatctggtccagcactttttctaatttttagATTACGTAGCATATTCAGAACACCCTCCACCGACACCACGGGAACATCTCCGATAGGAGAATTGGACACAGATGTCGCTGTAGTGTCGCTATCGTTAATAAATACGCTCTGAAAATATTCGTTAAAGCACTTGGCTATTACCGCCTCATCCGTCACTAGTTCTCCATCAAGTTTAACTTCTTTTATGCAATCTTTACGGTTGGAAAGAAAACGCCAGAACTTCTGTGGATCGTTCTTAATGTACTCTGGGAGTGTGGTCTTGAAATACTTTCCCTTTGCTAGGGCAATCTTAGCGGATAAGGAATGTTTAAGCTCTCGAAATGCTTGTG
This region includes:
- the LOC119182580 gene encoding uncharacterized protein LOC119182580 produces the protein MMSPYVRLLVQVLAWFFADAAAAYVIAGQHYQWTPMKNAHQPSKELNHCATRSSPVASTMLCHVNFVDCAPPWSTMTSSSSPIASCPEHIKARAMVSTFSGRGSNAVMMSPYVRLLVQVGDRKYGFRSNCTCLIVLPCPHTVLGCLNDCVSVVSLLLKLSGDVEENPGPEVEKMLEEILSNQTKLLAKVNEIQAKQTSTDASISDMHVRLQTIEKQLEGLGEIQSRLTMIESSVGRHDSELTALARQIDDLDNRSRRNNLMVRGVEEEEFEDEAVLLSKVNDDIFDKLLGSKCSSIERIHRLGKKIPGRSRPVILKVGDFRDKTKILKNSRNLKGTQFSISEDYSKRVVEIRKQLWISSADERAKGAKVKLIIDKLKVNNVLYGWNEATNERFRYASPGITSSD